A stretch of DNA from Oreochromis aureus strain Israel breed Guangdong linkage group 10, ZZ_aureus, whole genome shotgun sequence:
TAGTTAATGGGATGAATCATCAAAAACATCAGTAGGATCCTCCACTAAGTAGTTTAATCAAACAGTATGGCATGTTAATTTAGAGAGCAAAATACTTTTTGTGTTGTTGGGAATATAGAAGCTGAGGAAATATATGACTAACAGAAGTGGTTACTAAAGATTTGGCCAAGTTCTCATCTTTGCTCACTTAAAGCAAAGATGGTTAACTCTTAAAAGAGAAGCTCATATGAACCACTCATAGTATATGAGCTCCATCGTATTACAATTTGAGGTGAAGCATACTAAACAGCTGAAGAGGACATGCTGTAACTCCCACTGGTGCAAATACTGTGCTGAACAATAAACTGATAAAAAAGTCAAAGATTTACTTTAAagttgtgtggggaaaaaaagaaaccagaaGAAGAAAATTCAACTACGATGCCCACTGGGAAGACGAGGAAATAATTTGAAAATGATTATAGCCATAACATACTCCTGTAGTGTTGGTAAATTATTCTCTTTAGTCTCTTTGATTAGATCTGAGGTTTTGCTCTGTTGCACTTGTGTAGCTTCAATTTAATCTTCCTTTCTGGATATTATCATAACCTGTTGAGTGCCTATGGAGTGCACTCACCTGGCTCTGCTGCCTTAATTAAAGCCTATTTAGTACTGGATGGTGGGACAATAAACCCAGTAATGTTGGCAACATGCAGCTTTCACCACTTACGACATTAACCTTTCTTGCAGGTAGCGTGACAGTATCTGCATCCGTAGACTGTTTGGTGGCCGAGCAGGGATGCATCCAGGAGCAGTCCTGCATGGCCATCTATCGATTGCTGGAGTACTGCGCGGCCGAGGAAGCCGTGGCGCCCCTCAGGGCAGACGCGCGGTTGGAGTGCCTGGAGGCCCAGAACTCCTTGCAGCGTTATCGCCCCCTCCAAGTTTGCAAGTGTCAGCGTGGCTCTCGCAGGGAGGAACACTGCCTCAAGGTCTACTGGACTGTGAGATTCGCAGGTGGGTTTGATGCCAGCATTTAATGTCTGTATGTGCTGAATTCTCAGCTGGGTCATAGATGTGGTCTTTGTTCTGCTTTTTTAGCATATGATGAGTATGAAGTGTCTCCATATGAAGAACTGAAGTTAAACCTGGTGAGAAACATCGAGATGTCGCGTATGGCCTCCATCATGTCAGGTAGAGATGAACGTTTTTGTGATTTTGCTCCCAAAATTAGATTGAGATCCCATTTTTGATTTTCCTGGGTATACATTGCTCTGTTTTCCTCCTGAATCCCCCCCCCAGCTTCCTCTAATACTATGGATGGTCAAAACCAGTGCTTGAAGGCCGCCCAGGACTGTGGCCTGTATGAGAAATGTGGCTCCCTGCGGTCAGAATATGTTGTAGCCTGCACCAAGCGAGCAACAGTCTCTGACAACAGCTGTAACCGCCAGAAATGCCACAAAGCCCTGCGGCGCTTCCTGGAGCGCGTGCCAGAGGAGTACAGCTTCGCTTTGCTCTTCTGTCCCTGCTCTGACACTCTGTGTGGGGAGCGCCGGAGGAAAACCATCGTCCCGTCATGCTCCTATGAGGAGAATGTGAGAGGGGAGGAGAGAGCGGGCAAGCCCAACTGCCTCAGCCTTCAGAACTACTGCTCCAAAGATGAGCTGTGTAGGTAAGATGGCTGTTTGAGTAGACTGATACAGAACATTAAGGGCTCGTCGTATGGACACAGATCAGAAAAAGCATCCACAAATGAGTCAGAAATATTTGCAAAGTTAACCACAAAGTAATGATTGGACACAGTCCTCAAACATGGCTACATTAAACACACGGTGCTGTGTTTTTAAACACTAGTGGCACCAGTGAGCTGCATTCTGATGAGCATCTCCCATTTTGTTAGTATCAACAGAACTGCTGCAAATAAAATTTCCCCTTCACTGATGAATGAGTTAATTGAATAATCTCTTCCCTAAAGCACAAACATGCAGTCCTTCAAGGGTGATATGTATGAGAGACACCTCCCGGATTACTAGTGAGGGGAATAAATGTAACTAAAAGTCAAGTGAATGCAAGCTGGTAGCAAATTACTTTCTGAAACCTATTATTGATAAAGTAGCAAGGCACCAGAAAATGCACAGATGATGATTAGAAGCTGTTATGAATGCAAATGTAAACAATTTAAATGccaataattaaaaaatgacCTTTGTAAATGCTTTTTTGATTGACAAAATTCATCCATCAGGTCCGCTTTTCCCAGATGTGATTTAGCATGTCATTCAGATGATACAATCCAAGATGTCCTGAACGTACCAGACCCACTGCACGACCCTTGCTTTTGGAATTAAAGTGGAATTAAAAGCTAATGTTGTCCATGTCCGGTTGTGCCACTAAATAAGCTCTGACCTGTTGGTGCTTGGACACAAGATATTTGGGAGTGTCCCGTGGTGCCTTTGAGTCCTGTTCTGGCGTGTGGTAAGACTTGATGCGGTGCATCTTTAGATCCCAATTTTGATGCTTGTTTGAATTTGAATGTGGGAGGTTTGGAGGCTGTGCCGTTGATTTCAGCTCTTTGTATTATTCTGGGATTTTCCTGAGCAGTTTTGGTGGTTTTCGGGGAATACTGTCATGCTGCCAACAGAGAGTGGTATTGGCATGGGGGTGCTTGGTCTGCAACAGTGCTCAGGCAGGTGGTAGATATGAATGTTACATCCATATTAATGCCAGGACCCGTGGGTTTTCAGCACATCATTGCATTGTAACTCAAAGATTAAAGTCTCggaatataaatattttatggCTTGAATGTACCGTATCCTTTCTTGTCTGCTCGTAGGGAAATATAAGCAGGTGACAGGTCCTGTGGGGCCATAACCACTGAGGAAGCTTTTTACAGATACAGAAGTGGGAGCAAAAGATTGGACCAGTTTACTTCCAGTGACTCAGAATTCAAAGCTACATCGCTGCTCATCAGGTGTGAGGGCAGTTTTTGTTCAAGTGCTGTCTACTTATTGTTCATAAATGGATATAACAACACTCACCAGACACATTGTTAGGTCCACTTGTTCACCTGCTTGTAAACGCGAGTATCTAATCAGCCATTCACATGAAAGCAGCTCAGAGAAAAATGTTGcatggtctgatgagtctcagtgCTGCAAAATTCACATGATAGTAAcagaataaaagcatgaatctatcctgccttgtatcaacagttcaaaCTGGTTCAgttctcaaactggtttcttgaacatgacatcactgtatTTACATGACACGGTAGCCACATCCCAAaggtagagcacctttgggatgtggtggaacagaagAGTCaaatcatggatgtgcagctgacaaatctgcagcaactgtgtgacgcTTTCATGCCAATATGGACCAGAATCACTGAGGAAAgcttccagcaccttgttgaatctgtgccatgaaagATTAAGGCAGCAGTGAAGACGAAAAGGGGGGTACTACCGaatactagcaaggtgtacctaacaaagtgtcCATAGTGTAAACTACTTGAGACTTTGAAAGTAAGGCTCAACACTCACACTTTCATCATGCAGCATTATGAGCAACAAAGAGATATGAGGTTCTCAGGGGCGTAATTCCCAGGGGGgtgggggttatgacccccccaataatcagccccccccataaaattatgaattatcttgcataaataggctgttgattttctttactcttttcggctattaccagcaaaatagttgcatgtttaatcatctgggaatttacccagatttatttatttatttagacagagatcttgaccccccccagtgttcagcacaaagttacgccaATGGAGGTTTTCCTGTTTCACTCATGCTGACATGTGTTACTATACTGCAGTGTGGAAACAGCACCAAAACACACGTCACCTCATTTAATGTACAGTCTTATAGATCTGCTGTTGATTATTGCTAGAAGCTTTGAATGATGCAGCTGCAAATGAGTGTATCTGTGCACATTTAATACATTAACTTCATTAGCCCTGCTGTACTTtttatatgaatgaatgaaagcctaaaaagaaagaaaaagaagattcAGTAAAAGAACAACTACAAGGCCAAACGCCACAAAGTGCATAAGAGAGGGTTGCGGGAATTTTGAACTCAAGAAGTTTTCATCAGCAAAAGTTTTAAATTGAACTCCAGCTTTAAATCAGTGAGTCAATAGACTCACTCAGATTTTATACAAAAGTAATGAAGCACAACAATGCTTCATTACTTTTAATTGCGGTAGCATCAAGCAGTCTCTTTGTCTAGCGTGCTAACCTATGCAGCATTCTGAAAACGAGCAGCAGGTTATGTTTCAGTAATGCACACGGCATATGTGCTGCACCTCCATTGTGGAAAGGGTTGATTGCAAACCTAAAAGACATCATCTACCTGCAAAACGTTTGGTTTGCACACCTTTCAAATGACCTGTCAGCACTGACAATAACAGTGTGTgcatttttgcagaaaagaagGTGGTGTCAGAGTGCTAGAAAGCTACATTTTTTTGAAGTTTTACTAAAGTACCAGGCAGTTTTCATGTATCCCTTTCTCTAGTGGGTTGGGCTCCTATACTATGTCgttgtttgtgttgcttttGTTGTTTCCATTCAGCACAACCCTGAGTCCCGAAATGAAATTGtcaaaacacttttaaaatgcacactctgtttctctgtgctgacacatgaaaaactgttttctcttcttgtgtgtgtgtgtgtgtgtgtgtgtgtgtgtgcgtgtgtgtttcagaTCCCGCTTTGCTGATTTCCAGCATAACTGCCCGcccccccctctctctgcctctggCTGTATGCGAGAGCGCAGAACCATGTGCCTGAAGGCTTATGCTGGACTCATAGGTGAGATGGAGGAAAGCAAATTAAAGAGGTGGAAGAGGCTGAAAGAGTGTATAGCTCAGAAAAAAACTGACAGAATCTGACAAACAGAACTTCATCCAATAGGTGTTTAGCAGCAATATTCGGTATGTGTAATTTTCATTATGCAAAATAAATCTGCAGGGGTTCACAAATGGTCCTCAGCTGCTACTCTTTATAGCATCGCTTAAAACAACCGCAGCAGATTCAAAAACAGTGTTTCCAGCAGCCTTCCAAAATAATGTGGGAAATATTATTTTCACTCATTCCTCACACtcaaaatgtaattttgtgTACCTGAAATTATCAATATCTAGAGCTGGGAACCTGGTGGCACCATACCTGCAGGGCATCTAATACCGTTAGTAGTCTGTGTCTTACCTTTCATAGAGCTGtgtgctgaaaataaaattCTTGAGTCTGAAGgaaatatgattttaaaagttTATAAAGTTGTGCCTGCAGTATGACTTTGGTCTTTTTCTATAACCAGGAACCATCATGACTCCCAACTACGTGAGCAACAGCAGTACAGAGGTGTCCCAGTGGTGCACATGTGAAGGCAGTGGGAATGAATGGCAGGGCTGTCAGCGCATCCTGCAGATGTTCACCAACAATATTTGTCTGCGTGAGTACGATGTAATAAGGCTGGGAAGGGAAGGCAGCACAgcacagttttacagttttttatccaaagaaaaaaattaataccCAAAATGTTCCAACAAAAGCAGTGCTCACAACAGTTTGTGAGAACCACACGGTTCAAGACAAATACAATTGAAGATCTGGGTTTTTCCTCTAGTACACAAAAGCTCCGTCTCTGTGCCTCTGTCTTTGTCTGCCAACCCCTCCTACATGATCAGGAGTTAAGCACCCGAACGTGGTGCACAGGAACCTCTCAGGCACCTTAAGGTTCTTATCTATCGCAGAAAttatgatgtcatcatgttATCTAGCAACCAGCTAGCAATGGGCCAAAATGACCTGTGTTTAgtatttatgcatttataaaaaattataaaagcATTGCATCATTTTTACTTTATGACAGCAACATCTAATTcaaatccacaaaacttaaattattatatattatgacACCATGCTAATAACCACCTAGCAACTGCCCAAAATGACCTGTTTTTCGCATTTATGCACCTATAACACCTTATGCAAGCTTCATGTCATTTTAACTATAACATCGCATTTACATCCACAAAAATTcagttatataatatatattgtGACACCATGAGGTTGCAAGGCAACCGCCTAGCAACAGAGTTTTGCTATCTATGCTAAGAAAGTGAgctttttttagcatttatacaCCTATAACACCTTATGCAAGCATTATGTCATTTTACTTTCACAGCAGTGACATCTCATTTATATCCACAAAACATCAGTTATGTATTATATATTGTGACTCCATGAGGTTGCCTGGTAACTAGCTAGCAAACGTCTAAAATGACCTGTTTTTAGCATTTAATCACCTATAACACCTTATGCAAGCATCctgtcattttaatttcacaataACATTTGTATATATCTGTAAAAACTGaattatacatttatatattataatgtcatgatgttgcctagcaaccaccttGCAATGGGCTAAAATgacccatattttgtttgtatttatgcAACTACAACTCCTTATGAAAGCATCCTGTCATTATCATTTCACAGCCAACAGGAATAGGCCAAAAAAAAGCTGTGGCATGAGTATGTCCTAGTCATTCTGAGAAAATAAAAGTGTGCATGAACATTCAGAGAGACAGGTGTGTTTCAAAGTAAAGTTTCAGTTTCAGGAAGTTTAAACTTAACTAAGGAGACTGTAAAAACACAACTTGAAGAAACAGTGTACCTTTTTGATCATTTACTGTACACTTATTGACATTCACATTTGAGGATTTGGTAATAtatgttgattttatttttaatagtatttttttctacATCTTGTGTTATTTGAAGGAGTTCTTGTAAATTTAAATGGAAGCACAAGTAGCTGATGCATCTTACAAATCAAAATTTAAACACACTGCTCATCTTCACGCTAAGTATCTTGTATCTGACAAATCATCCTGTGTCAGCATAATGACCGAGGAAATGTTACTTTTTAGAGTATTATTTAAACTAATGTAGGCATGCTGATCTAAGTGAGCATTTTAAATGTGCATGAATACAGAATTCAAATTAGGTGGGTCATAATTGATGATTGAAATGGCAAACCATTGAACCATAATGTTTTCTTATAAATAAATCAGTGGCAAGAGACATCATCCCTGGTGTGTGGCCGGCTGCCAAATGTGAATCTGATTTCCAAGCTCTGTGGAGTCAATAAATCCTTTCACCAAATCTGATAAATATAATGTGGCTTCTTGTTGAACTGTTGCCAAATCAGAATGGATGGAAGGGCATTATCTCATTTTGCTGCTGTGTAAGTATaaagaaaactgtaaaaagtTAAAACATTTTGCAGTACAATACAGTAGAAACAATTGTTACTGatgtactgtactgtaataAGAGAACAAGAATAATTGTTAGAGGCCAGACAGGTTCTCTTAAGTAAAATATGACCACACATTAAGTGTTGTCCAGCCAAGAATCAATCAATACATGTCTAGTATACACAGCAGTCATTGGTTACCTGCATCAAATTATTTGGGCTTAAGATATAAGTAGCTGAGTGAAGatgcaaaagaaagaaaccaaatgCAGCATATTACAAATATTACAATGACTAGTTTCAATGATGTTCATTCTATATATCCCACTCTGTAGCTAATGTCTGACAGGTTGAAGCTAGAATATCCAAGCAAGGGATATTCGtgtttatataattataaatttaaaacattacaCTGGTAATATTTTTAGTGCAAAAAGCAGTATAAGAAATAACTTAAAACTGTTTAAGCAATAActgcagtcatgtgaaaaagaaagttttcttaGCACTCTATGTATTGCTGTGAAAAACGAACTACACTATCATTTTCTCCATAGGAATTAACAGGATAAGTAGCAAATGTGAACGTCTCTAAAAAAGCTGAGGTTTTGGTGGTTTGCTGGtgtggagcattcaggtgtgtgtttacACACTGCCACAATCTTCCCAGAGTGGACATCCAATAAATTCACCCgaaggtcagactgtgcagcGCTCACAGAAACTGCACAAAATcaaagagctacatctcagactctgcaGGGCTCAGTTAGCAtactaaatgttaaagttcatgacagtacaattagaaaaaggctGGACGAGTGTGGCTTGTTTGGAGGGGTTACCAGCAGAAAGccgcttttttttaaatgtgagagactgacaaagtcatacagaaaacaattactttAAGTTACTGCTGCTACAGTTTCCCTACAAGCTATTGGATCACGGAATAccatgcagtcctgtgaaaacttccTCTTTCACATGAACATATATGTAAAAGTATTTGTACACCCACTAATGACTTCACCACAAATGCAAACAGTTGCAATGTTAATTTGaatatttagtattttatttactgTCCTTCAACTATCAGAACTGTGGCATGGAACCAGCTAATTTCTGGAATAACTGTTCACACCAAAGCAGATATTTTCTTGTCTTTGGCAGCCAGGAGGTTCTCTGTGGGATTTAGCTAAAATAACATTTGGAATGTGTAGAAGAGATGTGAAATTAAATTATCTTCATCCCATTGTATATGTAGGGAGCCAACAGAAATATTGTAAGGTTTTGACCTAAAGGTGGCATTAAATGAAAAGTCAGGAAATTTCAGTTATCAGAACTCATGCCAAGGGATATGTGGGTATATGTACCAATTTCACAGCAATCCATCCAATGGCTGATGGAAGAGGCTGAAGCATGCAGAGAAAGTTCAAGCAGCCACAGGTAGAACTTTACACGCAGAGGCCTCAGACTAGCAGGCTTGTACTAAACGCTGCACTACCgtgccacaaaaacaaaaaagagaggcTCATATCTCATGcagttttgcacagtgttttcAGAGCTAATGGCTCTAACTATGCTTAGAAAAGTCACTGAAATTTTTTTGGGTGATGCTTCAGGGATGAATAATGATGTGAAGCTAAAGAAGATTTCCcctgctgcttttgtttttaggCACTGCCATCAGCTCCATGGGAATCTCCGCACCTCCTCCTGTGGAAAACTCTCCCATGCCAACTTCTCAGCCCTCCCCACGCGTCTACCAGGAGAAGGTCCACGTCAGTGTTAACACTCTTCCTGAATTCGACAGTGTAAGTTGTCTCTGCGCTCTCTCTGCGCCATATGCTGGTGGTACCAGTTCAGCTAAAGAGGCAGTCGCCTGTGTATCAGGTGATAACACCTAAGTGGGACTATCGCAGTGTGCCGGGCTCCGGAGCTCCTTGTATAAACTCAGATTacttccctccctctctctcctatCCACACCTCTTATTGTGGCTGAGGATTAGCCGTAGGTGTTTGCAGCAGTAGGCTCAGCCcttacttttaatattcatgtaTGCACACCCATCTGCTTCATAGTCTCTGTTCTCTCACTAGTTTAATCCTTCTAAttcctcattttcttttcctcctatCCCAAGCCACCCACCCTCGTAGCACAGAAACTCCGCCGCTAGTAGATTTAGAAGACATCGAGATGCGCAGTTCATTTCTGGAGTTTCACTGAAAAAGGTCAGATTATGAATTCTCGTGGATACACCAAAGTGAAACTCTGCAGCATCACTCCACACCTCCTTTGATGCTTTTATCGATGCACTGATTCGAGAAAAATCTGAAACTTGAATGAAAAACTGGATAGATGACTGTGCTACAACTTTCCTCCTGTACTTTTAATGCAGTGAAATGTCAAGGCCAAAAAGTAAAACCTAAACTAAAGTAAGGATCTGAGGTGAGGACTCGCTCTCTTTCCATTCAGTGTGCCCTCACAGCACCCTCTGTGGCTGTGTTTGAATGGAGGCTTCACTGTAACTCAGGGCTTTCTCAAAGGAAAAATATATAGCACAGAAAATCATTCAGCAGTGAGAGATTGTTGAATGTGAACTCTAGAAGGAGAAGTCGTGTAAAATGTTATCTGGGTTATTAATATTAAACTCTGCTTCTTTCTTATTTGTACAAACAGCTTTAAACAATCCACTGAGAGCAAAATTTTTTGAATAACCTAATATTTTACTGAAAAAAGATCACACCCAGGTCATCAGTAGATGTGGCTCTATGGTCAAAAAGTGAAAACTATTGCTTCTGTACGCTGCTTCACATCAAAAGCATAGACCAGAGAAAGCCCAGCATACATCTATGTACTAATACTGAGCTAATGTGGGAGTTTTCTGACTTGTGCCGACTGTAAATTTTCACTTTGACTTTTTACATTCTTATCCATCACACAGTTCCTTGGCATGACATCTCATTTGTCCCAAATTTTCCCGCGGCATAAGGCAACAACCCCAAACATACAGCCAGACTTTTAAAGAACTATCTTCAATAAAATGATGAAACAAAAGCCTGGGCAGAGCTGATATAGCTCCCCGGGGACCTGAAATACAAATACAGTCAAAAACAGATTACATgaggaaacagaagacattgGAATGGCCTAAATAACAAGATCCCTCATCCCAAGTGTTGGGCAAAATGTGCACGTTTACCTTAGAGAAGTGATGCTTTggactttttaaatcttttgcacgacaaattggagattactggTGGGACTCCTAAATGTGGTTTTACAGAAtttcattaatattaataatggaCCAGGCTTACTAGAAGTCTTGGGTTCTTATGATcctcatttttacatttaaattgtaatttttgGAGTGTTACTAATCTGTCAAGGACAGCTGGGTTATATGCTTCATCGTAGTTTAACTGCCTATTTGTACTTTAGGTCATAGAATTTGAGTAGAAAG
This window harbors:
- the LOC116336239 gene encoding GDNF family receptor alpha-4-like isoform X1; this translates as MSPGRMIIVGLLLNVFSHGSVTVSASVDCLVAEQGCIQEQSCMAIYRLLEYCAAEEAVAPLRADARLECLEAQNSLQRYRPLQVCKCQRGSRREEHCLKVYWTVRFAAYDEYEVSPYEELKLNLVRNIEMSRMASIMSASSNTMDGQNQCLKAAQDCGLYEKCGSLRSEYVVACTKRATVSDNSCNRQKCHKALRRFLERVPEEYSFALLFCPCSDTLCGERRRKTIVPSCSYEENVRGEERAGKPNCLSLQNYCSKDELCRSRFADFQHNCPPPPLSASGCMRERRTMCLKAYAGLIGTIMTPNYVSNSSTEVSQWCTCEGSGNEWQGCQRILQMFTNNICLRTAISSMGISAPPPVENSPMPTSQPSPRVYQEKVHVSVNTLPEFDSMEDSEEEEQEEEASEEFNIIPPYSEKDSDTESGARGSQRGAANQAVPVYPLLLLPALIIDWKCWSY
- the LOC116336239 gene encoding GDNF family receptor alpha-4-like isoform X2, translated to MAIYRLLEYCAAEEAVAPLRADARLECLEAQNSLQRYRPLQVCKCQRGSRREEHCLKVYWTVRFAAYDEYEVSPYEELKLNLVRNIEMSRMASIMSASSNTMDGQNQCLKAAQDCGLYEKCGSLRSEYVVACTKRATVSDNSCNRQKCHKALRRFLERVPEEYSFALLFCPCSDTLCGERRRKTIVPSCSYEENVRGEERAGKPNCLSLQNYCSKDELCRSRFADFQHNCPPPPLSASGCMRERRTMCLKAYAGLIGTIMTPNYVSNSSTEVSQWCTCEGSGNEWQGCQRILQMFTNNICLRTAISSMGISAPPPVENSPMPTSQPSPRVYQEKVHVSVNTLPEFDSMEDSEEEEQEEEASEEFNIIPPYSEKDSDTESGARGSQRGAANQAVPVYPLLLLPALIIDWKCWSY